The Sinorhizobium fredii genome contains the following window.
CCGTCTGGAATGTGAGGATGCCGCCGAAGGCATTCATCTGGCGCCGCGCCAGCGCGTGCTGGGGATGCGTGTCCAATCCGGGATAGGTGACCGATTTGACGCCCGGATGGCCGTCAAGAAAGCGGGCAAGCCGCAGCGCCGAATCCGATACTGCCCGCATCCTCGGAAAGAGCGTGTCGATGCCGCGCATAATGAGCCAGGCACTGTGGGCCGAGAGCGAAGCGCCGAGATAGACGCCGGCGCGCGAGCGGATTTTCTCGACAATCTGCTTGCGGCCGCAGACGATCCCGCCGAGCGCGTCGCCATGGCCGTTGATGAACTTCGTGAGCGAGTGGATCACGAGGTCGACGCCCAAGGCGAGCGGCCTTGTCGCGACCGGCGTGGCCAGCGTGGAATCGACCGAAACGAGTGCATCGCGCTGGTGGGCGAGTGCCGCCACGGCGGAAAGATCGGTCAATCGCAGGATTGGGTTGCAGGGGCTTTCGCAATGCACGAGCCGTGTGTTGGGCCGGAAGGCCGCGGCAACCGCATCCAGCCGCGACATGTTCACCGCGGTCACCTCGATGCCGTAGTCGGGCAGGATCCGGCGGGCCAGCTCGCTGGCGCCTGCGTAGCAGACATCGCTGATGATCAGGTGATCGCCGGCCTTGAGACAGGTCAGGAACATGGCGGCGATCGCTGCGAGACCGGTCGCGGCCGCGAGCGCGTCGTCGGCGCCTTCGAGTGCTGCCATGCGCTGCTCGAGCTGCCGCACGGTGGGATTGGTCCAGCGCGCATAGAGATATGGCAGCGCCGTCAGATCCTCGACGCCGTCGGCCGAAAAGGCGCCATCGCCCGGGGCAAGCAGATTGTTGACCGACA
Protein-coding sequences here:
- a CDS encoding trans-sulfuration enzyme family protein; the encoded protein is MSLNRSSTKAVTDRRSQARARPHSDNRPLHWETLALDGGLVIDPTTKAIAPNISMSVNNLLAPGDGAFSADGVEDLTALPYLYARWTNPTVRQLEQRMAALEGADDALAAATGLAAIAAMFLTCLKAGDHLIISDVCYAGASELARRILPDYGIEVTAVNMSRLDAVAAAFRPNTRLVHCESPCNPILRLTDLSAVAALAHQRDALVSVDSTLATPVATRPLALGVDLVIHSLTKFINGHGDALGGIVCGRKQIVEKIRSRAGVYLGASLSAHSAWLIMRGIDTLFPRMRAVSDSALRLARFLDGHPGVKSVTYPGLDTHPQHALARRQMNAFGGILTFQTDDAQKMAAQLADRLRVVHYAFSVGHQRSIVVLLDTNEMMKSTYGLKGAPLDDYRAFAGDGVFRLSVGLESVEDIIDDLDQALR